One window from the genome of Salvelinus fontinalis isolate EN_2023a chromosome 3, ASM2944872v1, whole genome shotgun sequence encodes:
- the LOC129845464 gene encoding neuritin-like: protein MGFTTVKISRFCAFIALVSLAVARVSAADVKCENIYRDFSDCVLELGESMDNYQENVTSEMGVEAVCSHWEAFHTCALTALSGCQEEVGSIWETLKEDSRKIRFQGSLFDLCSPSSAPSLRSLLSPLPLLLLGLLILGRPIWPST from the exons ATGGGATTTACGACGGTGAAGATTTCAAGATTTTGTGCATTTATTGCATTAG TGTCCCTGGCTGTGGCAAGAGTCTCAGCGGCAGATGTGAAGTGTGAGAATATTTACAGGGACTTCTCTGACTGTGTTCTGGAGTTGGGGGAGAGCATGGATAACTACCAAGAGAATGTGACTAGCGAGATGGGAGTGGAAGCTGTGTGCAg CCACTGGGAGGCGTTCCACACGTGTGCCCTGACGGCACTGTCCGGGTGTCAGGAGGAGGTGGGCTCCATCTGGGAGACCCTGAAAGAAGACTCCAGGAAGATCCGCTTCCAGGGCAGCCTCTTCGACCTGTGCAGCCCCAGCTCGGCTCCCAGCCTGCGCTCGCTTCTATCCCCTCTACCCCTGCTGCTCCTAGGCTTGCTGATCCTGGGAAGGCCCATCTGGCCATCCACATAG
- the LOC129845436 gene encoding protein SYS1 homolog isoform X1 yields MGSHFRSYIWDPVLILSQIVLMQCIYYSFLGLWLAGVDSLVQTNRSLDQIFSYEVLGFATMQGRLSMMAFILNSLTCALGLWFFIRRGKQCLDFTVTVHFFHMIGCWIYNAHLPAALSWWLVNVACMALMAVIGEYLCMRTELRAIPVNSGPKSNL; encoded by the exons ATGGGCAGTCATTTCCGCAGCTACATCTGGGACCCGGTCCTCATCTTGTCCCAGATTGTGTTGATGCAATGCATCTACTACAGCTTTCTGGGTCTGTGGTTGGCTGGAGTGGACAGTCTCGTACAAACCAACAGATCGCTGGACCAGATCTTCAGTTATGAG GTTCTTGGTTTTGCAACAATGCAGGGCAGGCTCTCAATGATGGCATTCATCTTGAACTCGCTTACCTG TGCCCTGGGCCTGTGGTTCTTCATCCGCCGAGGGAAGCAGTGTCTGGACTTCACCGTCACTGTGCACTTCTTCCACATGATAGGCTGTTGGATCTACAACGCCCACCTCCCGGCAGCcctgtcctggtggctggtcaACGTGGCCTGCATGGCTCTGATGGCCGTGATTGGAGAGTACCTGTGCATGCGGACTGAGCTCAGGGCCATCCCAGTCAACAGTGGACCTAAgtctaacctctga
- the LOC129845436 gene encoding protein SYS1 homolog isoform X2, with protein sequence MGSHFRSYIWDPVLILSQIVLMQCIYYSFLGLWLAGVDSLVQTNRSLDQIFSYEVLGFATMQGRLSMMAFILNSLT encoded by the exons ATGGGCAGTCATTTCCGCAGCTACATCTGGGACCCGGTCCTCATCTTGTCCCAGATTGTGTTGATGCAATGCATCTACTACAGCTTTCTGGGTCTGTGGTTGGCTGGAGTGGACAGTCTCGTACAAACCAACAGATCGCTGGACCAGATCTTCAGTTATGAG GTTCTTGGTTTTGCAACAATGCAGGGCAGGCTCTCAATGATGGCATTCATCTTGAACTCGCTTACCTG A
- the LOC129845404 gene encoding peroxisomal succinyl-coenzyme A thioesterase-like encodes MKCFERLVMAHINTIIPETLGPLQFAYRPNRSTDDAISIALHTTLSHLEKRNTYVRMLFIDYSSAFNTVVPTKLITTLRTLRLNTSLCNWILDFLMGHPPGVKGQVRWKTCRPAPFLTAKPNRALIDEPITLEGRHLPPHSPITVCARMHNEDGDLWEAFSHYNTDGRGVVNLTRDESVGGSYVGCEPMGLFWALQPAPGEREGLRLRKKNVETPYSVQLSLLEGHIPVPSSHGSNKEQQQRGEQELAAVTVERWYMAPGVRRIEIRQNGVVGTLFLPPGPGPFPAMMDLWGMGGGLIEYRSALFASRGFASLSLAYFGHKDIPGPLNTIKVGDAYFKTAFQFLQDHPQVCGDRMGVMGLSFGVYLALRIATQIDVNPRCVIGVNGPIGSFNKLSDSDGMTESFEGDQKHWSYDEEGYVSFREVSMPNNIPPENKANVENLCCPLLYIVGEDDLSCAAIENADEIEKKIKDAGRSHLFTRLSYPGAGHLIEPPYTPNSRASMWTTQPKKLITLWGGHLVPHAAAQEDAWKRTLEFMERHLRGKEDK; translated from the exons atgaagtgctttgaaaggctggtcatggctcacatcaacaccatcatcccggaaaccctaggcccactccaattcgcctaccgccccaacagatccacagacgatgcaatctcaatcgcactccacactaccctttctcacctggaaaaaaggaacacctatgtgagaatgctgttcattgactacagctcagcgttcaacaccgtagtgcccacaaagctcatcactacgcTAAGGACCCtcagactaaacacctccctctgcaactggatcctggacttcctgatgggccaccccccaggtgttaagg GCCAAGTGAGATGGAAGACATGTAGACCAGCTCCCTTTTTGACAGCCAAACCCAACCGCGCCCTCATAGATGAGCCGATTACCCTAGAGGGACGTCACCTCCCCCCTCACTCACCTATTACGGTGTGTGCCCGCATGCATAACGAGGACGGTGACCTGTGGGAAGCGTTTTCTCACTACAACACAGATGGGAGGGGTGTCGTCAACT TGACCAGGGATGAGTCTGTAGGGGGCTCCTATGTGGGCTGTGAGCCCATGGGACTATTCTGGGCCCTGCAGCctgcacctggagagagagagggtctgag GCTGCGGAAGAAAAATGTTGAGACTCCGTACTCTGTACAGTTGTCCTTATTAGAGGGTCACATTCCGGTTCCATCCAGTCATGGTTCCAACAAGGAGCAGCAACAGAGAGGGGAACAGGAGCTGGCTGCAGTGACTGTGGAACGCTGGTACATGGCACCAGGGGTCCGGAGAATAGAGATCCGGCAGAACGGAGTAGTGGGGACCTTGTTCTTACCCCCAG GTCCAGGTCCATTCCCAGCCATGATGGACCTGTGGGGTATGGGCGGGGGGCTGATAGAGTACCGCTCAGCCCTGTTTGCTTCCCGAGGCTTTGCCAGTCTCTCCCTGGCCTACTTTGGCCATAAAGACATCCCTGGTCCACTCAACACTATCAAGGTGGGAGATGCCTACTTTAAG ACTGCGTTCCAGTTTCTCCAGGACCACCCCCAGGTGTGTGGGGACAGGATGGGGGTCATGGGCCTCTCGTTCGGGGTCTACCTGGCTCTGCGAATCGCCACTCAGATTGATGTCAAT CCCCGGTGTGTGATCGGAGTCAATGGTCCAATAGGAAGTTTCAACAAACTCTCGGACAGCGACGGCATGACAGAAAGCTTTGAAGG GGATCAGAAGCACTGGAGTTACGATGAAGAGGGCTACGTCAGTTTCAGAGAAGTGTCCATGCCCAACAACATTCCACCTGAGAACAAAGCAAAT GTTGAAAACCTGTGCTGCCCCCTACTGTACATTGTGGGTGAAGACGACTTGAGCTGTGCAGCTATTGAGAACGCAGATGAG ATTGAGAAGAAGATTAAAGATGCTGGTAGATCCCACCTGTTCACCCGCCTGTCATATCCCGGTGCTGGTCACCTGATTGAGCCGCCCTACACCCCCAACTCCCGAGCCTCCATGTGGACCACACAACCCAAGAAAC TTATCACTCTCTGGGGAGGGCACCTGGTACCCCATGCTGCCGCCCAAGAGGATGCCTGGAAGAGGACCCTGGAATTTATGGAACGCCATCTAAGGGGAAAGGAAGACAAATAG
- the LOC129851536 gene encoding protein S100-B-like, with protein sequence MKLGHLYRTEQSMSELESAMIAIIHVFHKYSGHKCKLKKAELKDLINNEMSHFIINIQEKETLDELFADLDQNGDLEIDFQEFIALIAMMTSTCHDLFSTDHRR encoded by the exons AGAACTGAGCAGAGCATGTCAGAGCTAGAGAGTGCCATGATCGCCATCATCCATGTGTTCCATAAATACTCGGGCCACAAGTGCAAGCTGAAGAAGGCAGAGCTCAAAGATCTTATCAATAACGAGATGAGTCACTTCATAATT AATATCCAAGAGAAAGAGACTCTGGATGAGCTGTTTGCAGACCTGGACCAGAACGGAGACCTGGAGATCGACTTCCAAGAGTTTATCGCTCTGATCGCCATGATGACGTCAACGTGCCATGATCTCTTCAGCACGGATCACCGCCGTTAG